One window of the Vigna radiata var. radiata cultivar VC1973A chromosome 1, Vradiata_ver6, whole genome shotgun sequence genome contains the following:
- the LOC106759714 gene encoding uncharacterized protein LOC106759714, whose product MQHQLDAISKRLDTEAKAKGKQSHGHDHGSSKKNQEDKALDPNLAMLKLTLPSFKGEADPSVFLNWIAKVDHIFDLYSVKGHLREKLVCLALEGQAKQWLRRRYLIMASPASTWEHFRDISYECFVPPYYHRDLLIKFQQLTQDRRSVEEYARELEVLLHCANLKENNHEKIVRFISGLNSNIQDIIEFHDDETLDVVVRRAMKVEKKLLKKEACHNKISKSSRGVFYKSSSSKDKTKDVSKEAINKSSSNHSSSPPKSSFRPSHIKFFKCLGHGHIAFACPNKRAMCIRGEEVVTDDSPPSSPSHTSHSSSSSSEDEYKVSFDGDLLVIRRLLGQVHKDFDTTQRENIFHTRCLIASKVCSMIIAKGSCTNVASTRVVDKLKLPTIAHAKPYKLQWLSEEGEILVKKKVHISFSISKYQDEVLCDVVPMEATHILLGRPWQFDRNVQHDGLTNRMSFTYQGCKYEEAEWYWFAFISYSIKKLIHKNEEAGKEENVNSRLSLCLILRAAKLNITDFFKELPQFVVKAGPTLSNIYGTYWENKLEAKEIHANVIHLKILSKPFVYISLIYI is encoded by the exons ATGCAACACCAACTTGATGCTATTAGCAAACGGTTGGACACAGAGGCAAAGGCCAAAGGAAAGCAATCTCATGGTCATGATCATGGCTCTTCCAAGAAAAATCAAGAAGACAAAGCTTTGGATCCAAACCTTGCAATGCTAAAGTTGACTTTGCCAAGTTTCAAGGGAGAGGCCGATCCTAGTGTATTTTTAAATTGGATAGCTAAAGTAGACCACATTTTTGACTTGTATAGTGTAAAAGGACATTTGCGTGAAAAGTTAGTTTGTTTAGCTTTAGAGGGACAAGCCAAACAATGGCTACGTAGGAGATACTTAATCATGGCCTCACCCGCGAGTACATGGGAACATTTTAGGGACATTTCATACGAATGTTTCGTACCTCCATACTACCATAGGGACCTCTTGATTAAGTTCCAACAACTTACTCAAGATAGACGAAGTGTGGAGGAGTATGCTCGCGAGCTCGAAGTGCTCCTACATTGTGCTaaccttaaagaaaataatcatgaaaaaatagttagatttaTTAGTGGACTTAATAGCAACATCCAAGATATAATTGAATTCCATGATGATGAGACTTTAGATGTAGTGGTTCGTAGAGCCATGAAAGTAGAGAAGAAACTCTTGAAAAAAGAAGCGTGTCAcaacaaaatttccaaatcttcaaGAGGTGTTTTCTACAAATCCTCATCATCAAAGGATAAAACCAAGGATGTTTCTAAGGAGGCCATTAACAAATCTTCTTCTAACCATTCCTCCTCCCCACCTAAATCTTCTTTTAGACCAAgtcacattaaattttttaagtgcTTAGGTCATGGTCACATTGCATTTGCATGCCCAAACAAGAGGGCAATGTGCATTCGAGGAGAAGAGGTTGTCACCGATGACTCTCCTCCTTCTTCACCTTCACACACTTctcactcttcttcttcctctagtGAAGATGAGTACAAGGTTTCATTTGATGGCGACCTACTAGTTATAAGACGTCTCTTGGGTCAAGTCCACAAGGACTTTGACACAactcaaagagaaaatatttttcacactaGATGTCTTATAGCTAGCAAGGTTTGCTCCATGATCATAGCCAAGGGAAGTTGCACTAATGTGGCTAGCACACGCGTAGTGGACAAGCTCAAGCTACCCACCATAGCACATGCCAAGCCCTACAAACTTCAATGGCTAAGTGAGGAGGGTGAAATCTTGGTAAAAAAGAAAGtgcatatttccttttctattaGCAAGTATCAAGATGAGgttctttgtgatgttgtaCCCATGGAAGCAACTCACATTTTATTaggaagaccatggcaatttgatagaAATGTTCAACATGATGGTCTTACTAATAGAATGTCTTTTACTTACCAAGGGTGCAAG TATGAAGAAGCTGAGTGGTATTGGTTTGCTTTTATTTCATACTCTATCAAGAAATTGATCCACAAAAATGAGGAGGCCGGAAAGGAAGAGAATGTGAATTCCAGGCTTAGCTTGTGTCTTATATTGAGAGCCGCTAAGCTCAA CATTACAGATTTTTTCAAAGAACTTCCACAGTTTGTTGTTAAGGCTGGTCCAACTTTAAGCAACATATATGGAACATATTGGGAAAACAAGCTGGAG GCGAAGGAGATACATGCCAATGTTATTCACTTAAAGATTCTTAGCAAACCTTTTGTGTACATTTCTTTGATTTATATCTAA